tgtggatgggtggacgTGAACCGGAGTGGCGGGGTGGACGTGAACTGGAGTGGCGGGGTGGACGGGTGGACGTGAACTGGAGTAGGGGGGTGGACGCGGACGCGGAGTGGCGGGGTGGACGCGGAACGTGGAGTGGCGGGGTGGACGGGTAGACATGGAACGCGGAGTGGCGGGGTGGACTAACTGTTCTCTGTGTtggattttttcaaatacttcgaagacttttcacaaaatacacatagTTTTGGAAGAACCCTTGAAGTAGAAGACGGTCCTCAACtttgcattttatttttggtacttccataccaactgccgtcttggcagcatccagtACAGGTGCATGATTCCTTATTTTAGCCGCTTCAAGCAAAGTGTCCCgtgattggaatgaatttggagaaatcagactcattttcatcacatttataagtctgttggtggatgatacactggtcagctgaagactttaatccgggtcttccttcaggcAGACCTTCTGCCATgatggtactggatccttatcagtcagaagtacttctggtggtcactactgccctctgacgccgtctgaaacagacacaaacacaggaaaaatatagattttactttctttatgaTAATCTCTATAATTATCATAAGATTGTGCGATAATTCCACATattaaatgataaaaacaaaggttGCCGTTTGATTTGCCTTTAATAGATTTAActcttcaagtattgtctctaAACCTTAAtctgttttgcccctcccccagtttgcatgtgtgcccatgatcaaaatgcaatatcttttacttcgactttcatctatttctgctcaaattttctttGGCGTGTTACTCTACATCTGAttgtttagcagttacctgtatatttacatctacaaccatttagaCAGAGCATTACACCGACCTGGACAAACGGAgcgttttgtcgtgttgcgtaatttttgatgaaactcacaaaagccataGTTTTTCCGAagcgattaacatttttatagttttattagaataaaagttgttcacaagtcccttgcgtttcgttttgcttctaaatatgtcttcctatatcttactagaTAGCCTTTACAAAAaacgaagtgccgcattttgtgtgaattttgtcatgaaatcctcaaaacggcactacatttcatgaacaaaataatattttgataaatgtatagacgtaaaagcccactcgcgtatatacgagtgaacgtgggagttgcagcccacgaacacagaagaagaagaagaagaagcatcacAGTCTGCTAATTTTAATTTAGTTATCATCACCTCTCCAATatagcttactccagtatagtgctacacgATAAACCAATTCAtctgagtcactttgacacagtataagctttgcctaatctatactgttagtatactttcactaaatcagcatagctttaaCCACTTTGTCTACACTATTCagatgtattagaaatgtcatttggtgTCAGTCTTTGgttttcacacatatgcattatctcatCTTacgttgttgcttatcccaaactgagtgatagtctttccatgtaatatgtacacatgtgctttactattcacctgtgccgacatgttgtgctaataacatttgtttgtgtcattccaggtactgtttttatctcttcttcttcttctgctcataaCTATTGGAAATAAAACATTAGAAAAACTcgtttgtgactggcctctatatgtccctggcctgtgtgtgtgtggggggggggggcattcttgtctatcctttagtTCAGTAAAttattcagttagttcttttgtaccgtcctcTTATATATCACTCGGGAACACGGCTACATGTATATTGAACAAACACGGACACGTCTTCGAAAAGGGAAGCTCCGAGCTCGTCCTTACACTGTTtattttacacatgcacacaacagcaatgacagaagaaatgttcaaAACTCAAGCTTTCATCTCAGCCAACTTCCCCTGCCTATACAGTTCATTCATTTTGACACTGAAATGCAATCATATCTTTCAAATACATGcataagagcgcgcgcgcgcgcacacacacatgtgtgtgtgtggttcgtccgtcgggatcgacgaggaccatctagtcatcctgggggtgggtgggttgggctctgtgggtgcgcagatgactggtcaggccaattcgcgcccggaaggttctgacgcagtgtggacaggggatggtggcggctgtcggggacttgctggccctgcttttcctggcctgtctgcgttgctctgctgcagcgattctgttggcctcacaggatttggcgcctttgtggacagcagaacgccactttggtctgtccattgcattcagctcccatgtgtcgtggctgatattgagaagctttcagagtgtctttgaagcgcttcttttagcctccatgggagcgcttgccatgttggagttcgcgcgcacacataaacacacacacacacacacacacgcacgcacgcacgcacgcacgcaccatgaAATTTCAGTGACAAACTGACAAATAgaaatgggggagagaaaggggtgaatgTGAACTGTTTCACGTGTTTGTACTTGAGAGAAGGAGGAGCAAGACTTCCCTTTTCACTCTcagtccacctccaccccccacactcatTACACCACCTGGGCCGCCACACCCCCCGTCTCCGTCATTTcactgtagatatatatatatatatatatatatatatatatatatatatatatatatatatatatatatattcaaaccaTTCAATGACATGTGAGCTTGTATGAGAAAGGTCAAGGGACTGCAGTTTTTGTGtgagggacacacaaacacacacacacactctctctctcactctctcacacacacacactctctaaaaTCACTTTTCAGTGAACAGACGTTGAAttaatgactacacacacacacacacacacacacacacacacacacatacacacacacacacacacacacacacacacacacacacacacacacacacacacacacaagcacgcacgcacacacgcacacacatttccttCTTCCTGGTTGTCTATTCCACTGACTTCTGTCTTGATTGACTAGTCTTCCTCTGAATTACTGGATTGTTGTCTTCCTATGAATTGATGAACAGCTGCCTTTATTTTGATTGACTGACCACTGTCTTCCTCTGGATGGATTGATTGTTGTCTTCCACtggattgagtgagtgagtgttctcTTTCACTGGATGGATTGGGTGTTGTCTtctacttgattgattgattgattgattgttgtctTCTACGGGATTGGTTGAGTGTTGTCTTCCACCGGATTGTTTGAGTGAGTGTTGTCTTCCactggattgattgattgttatCTTCCTCTGGATTGATTGATTACTATCTTCCTCTAGATGGATTGATTAATATCTTCCACTGGATTGGTTCAGTGTTGTCTTCCTCTGGATGGATTGACTGCTGTCTTCCTTTGGATGGATTGACTGCTGTTTTCctttggatggatggattgatatcTTCCTCTGGATGGATTGATTGCTGTCTTCCTCTGGATGGATTGACTGCTGTCTTCCTCTGGATATCCTCACtggtcttctctttctccttccctcgtATGTAAAcgtgtgggtttttacgtgcatgaccttttttttaccctgccatgtaggcagccatacttcgttttcgggggttcaCTGGTCAAATCTAGCTGGTCATTCTCGGCTAGCTTGAAATGATCCTCATTGGTAAATTAGGCCCAGTTGGAACTGACTCCATTTCCCCTACTTAGTTGACATAAAGGTCCAGTGAAGAAAGGAGAGGCCACATTAGCCAAGCTTCGTATGACCCGGGGATAACTTCAACCTAATGCAAAtcgacccccgcccccttccacctaGTAGATGAGGACTACCCACttctagtgggggaggggggttatgatGCTCAACTGGCTAGAACCGTCCTCCTACCCGCACCTGCCTCACCCCTCTGAAATACAATTTTTACATAATTTATTGTCTTTGCTTTTTCCGTTcggaggtggtggtagttggttgtttttttctatatcccgttttttctgtgtgtttttgtgtgtatgtgtgtgggtggatgggtggacgtGAACCGGAGTGGCGGGGTGgacgggtgggtttttttttgtttttttttaggggggggggggggttgcttgggGGGTTCTAATCCAGGGTTCTAATCCGGACTACCTCAGCATCTTTACAGACGTCACTGTAATCAACCCCTGGGTGAATTTGGACAAGTCAGACCTGACCTCACCTCTCCCAGCTGAGACTCAACGTTGTAGTGGGGAGGAACTTGAATACAATGCAGACTATTGAGTAGGACTCCCGCACCTTCGCTTCCATTACGTTGTGACGGGGTCTGTAAAGGTATGCTCAGAACGACCCCTTTCTTTACATACCTTTCAATACTAGAAGAAAGCGGGTAATctaaaggaggggaggaggggttgtcgATCTCGACTGGCCACAAATGGCCATGACGGTCATTGAAGGCTGGCCAGGAATGACGCCTGGGTATGATCCACCAGAGGATAGAACCGTAGGGGCCGACATCAGTGTGCGCACATTACAGATCTACAGTACACAGGGAGGTATTGTGAACTGTCACTCAAGGATGAAAGACGTGAAAGcaaacaacgaacaaacacaccGTGTTGGGGCTAGACGTTTCAAGCTTTGCtgctggttttatttgtttgtttgtttttcaatgcaAGGTTGCAGTGGAGGGAACCAGGATGTTGACAGAGTGAGGCGGGGagtggagggcagggggtgggggtgggggtggaagctcAGGTTTCGCCACTGACCTATAAAACCGTGTCTCTCACCGCAGCAGTAAacgggttgtggggggtggggagaggggtattGTGATGGCCGGAAAGATGGCTGGACGGAACGGGAGTTTGGAGAAGAAACGggcgggggaggatgggggagggttgggggggggggggggggggggggggttgggaggatgggggagcgttggtacagaaaaacagacagacgagaATAAAGGAATAAAGAGACACACATCTCAATAAATAATTTCCTCTTGTCCCAAGCGTTCGACCCAGGGAATATCAAGAAACGCAAACTACTTATCGTTAACCAAGCGCTTCCACTTCCATGTTcgatttctttccctttcttttcttcttcctttactccattcttccttcctctctctggcCGACGTCGGTCAGATTGATCTCACAGCTCCGGGCTTGATTCCTGTAAACGAAAAGTTCTCCTCCTCTCCTGTTGTCTCTTGCTTCTACACTGGCACATGCACACTTAATTtcgggagcgggggtggggaggtgtgtgtgtgggtgggggatccAAATGGCCCTGTATTCAGCATGTAACAGGACCAGCCATGGGAGACGCCCTTGAACAGTACGACGGAAGAAACAACCGCGTTCgaaacagttgggttttttgggttgttttttttttccagagatgCCCTGGCTGGACGGAAGACTGACAGATCTACTGTTGTTGTGTCGAgttttgctgtcaaaaagcttaaTGGATGGACGTTCAACACCGCACTATAGTCTGCGTCCTTTTGTTtcttgtgtatgcgcgtgtgtgcgcgtgcgcgcaaacgCGTTGTGTGGGAGTTAATgtgaagaggggtgtgagagagggagagaaaacttaggtatgtgtgtccgtgtgtgcatcTGAGTATATACGCGACCCCTTCCGTGTGAATGCGCACATATGTGCACAGGTAGGGAAGTGAGCGAGTACTAGCTGATGCTGCTCATTGCTGTGCCTCCCATTGCAGGCAGGCCGGTCCCACCATGTTCCCCCTCAAAGAAATCAAGGGCACCCccaaagacgacgatgacgataactgTCTTCAGGACCACGACCAACagaagagagatgatgatgacgacgacgacgacgaggacagCCCTGCCTGTCAGCAGTCTGACCCGCCCCCCGGGTGAGGCGCCACAGGGCGGGCAGCACCACCCTGCCACAGACCGGGGGCACGGGGAAGTCCTGACACGGGAACTTCCCGGGGACAGCAGACCGCAACCAGACAGTCCGCCAAAGACATCCGACTCTCCGTGGGACGGTCAGGAGGAATGGGTCGACCACACCCAGGGGAAAAGGGGTGGCTACTACCAGGAGGACCAGACCCAAGACCGTGGCCACCCCCCCTCCAGGAATGACCAGGTACCAGAATGGCGAGGTTACAAGCGGGACCCAAGGCGGGATCAGCGGTATCCAGACGACCCACGCGAGGCGGCTGGTGCTTACTGGATCGGTCCAGAGGACTGGGCTGACCAGAGAGAACGCTACGATCTCAGGTACGCTGGAGATGCCGGGTACGAGCTGTCCCAAGGGTTCGACGATCGTTGGAACGGCCAGAGGACTGGTGCCGGACACTACGACAGCCATCCACGTTATGACCCCGCACCACCACGTCAGGGTGAGCTTGATTGATCACAGCTGTGCGGTGTTTGATAAAAGAACGACTtcatccatctttctttcctgaAGACAACAGTGTGCAGAGTTGTTGACGCGATAGGGGCAGTTCTTGTCATGGCATAGTCAACGTGTTTGGTAGTTcagaaatacagaaatacagaattcacacacacacacacacacacacacacacacacacacacacacacacacacaccgaggaagCTCGACAAAACGAAAATGTAACAACACACGCTTTCAAAAGATACGAAGAAAcagttgtatttatatttctccgTTTTACCTTCCATGATGTCTGCCCCCCTATTCCACGTGGCGCAGGAaagtggggggtggatggtggaggcGGTGGCAGGATTCCAACATCGCCttgttttatcgttgttgttattatcaagtTCTggcattatttatgtatttgcgtTTTGAAACCCGATTATGTAGCGAGTAGGTACAGAGCACGAAtcagatctctttctctctatcatgtgtgtgtgtgtgtgtgtgtgtgtgtgtgtgtgtgtgtgagtgagtgtgtgtgagtgagtgtgtgtgaatcagagtcaaaatcaattttaatgtcaattaaacctgaacaaggtttataagacatgcatgcaaagttacatgaaaccacgcacaaaaaaaagcaaaacaaaaatagataaatgctgaacaagacattgaatcactcttgcacgctatggcgtttttgaccgcagttactgacaaatttcccaaacagtcccacaagtttgtcttccagtattagctgactgggtttaataatatttggaatgtaattttgaattttttatatgaattctattctaatttctttgtataattcgctgtcatctaagaaatgaaattcatcctctattgtttgatattgtaaacatagtctcctttcttttggaatgttgaaataatgtgtgtgtgtgtgtgtgtgagtgcgtgtttgtgtgtgtgtgagtgagtgagtgtgtgagtgagtgagtgagtgtgtgtgtgtgtgtgtgtgtgtaacatgataCACATACGGACATGTCCAGCAGGGATCAGACCCCACTTCCAGCAGACCGCCATCCGTTTCCCGCCCCAGCGACAGTCACAGCACTGGACCACGTTCACCACCacagccccacccccagccctgagCCACCCGTCAGCCACCTTCCACAACTCCGCTGACTGTAGTCGCATCGTCGTCCATACGTCACAGCCACAAGGGACAGAGGTGACGTCACAGCCACAAGGGACAGAGGTGACGTCACAGCCACAAGGGACAGAGGTGACGTCACAGCCACAAGGGACAGAGGTGACGTCACCCAACCTAGGCGCTCCTGTCCTTGTCAGCGTAAATACTGTTTGTCCTGAAAAATGTCCGggtcttattcttttttcttttcttttttttagccgttttctctggatctagatagatgtacaagtttagttacacccgccgggaatgtacatggtcgattcaatttctcttttatgttcattctagttttatggttttaaagttgatatgaaaattcagTATTaatttgttaaactaataaaatgtagagccaagtacaagtacttctaaacgtcgtatgaagtgaaaaggagagaaaagtcaagactggaaattttttacgtttcatcaaaggtattaactctcatggtttattatttttaactgtgaattccgactgattttgtggatatttttatggcagtttggggcataatccagtaagtgatgaggcgttcacaaatctttctctgaataaatatttaacggtctccttctccaactttccatcacatgttatcgtgtattgtcaattgaatataggattgaacgggcaggtcaacaacttgaaacaaaatggcgtcgttcgcgttcgcgaagaatatgaacacgcgctttgaatatgtataaatatgtgtacgcaattgatttttgcccatgaccttcagggctcagccaacagatctataaagacCACTCGTagcattgattttagtattttccgaaaaagactacttgtgcgaatgaacatagtgaaagccctgtacactgagagtaaaacacacaagcttttttttatttattgagtataatttcaaaatttaatgtttaagatgagacagtttaaagcaaattaaccctagcattaattacagattaatttccctctcaaaagaagttcctgtttgaacaaaaaatgataaaaaggacTGCTctggttgttgtgtcagaatatcagatcaaaatgccaagtttagagaataaaaaaataaataaataaaatatatatatatatataaacagtaaattcagtttgcatataatttggcttcttttttatttttttgtgcccatcccagaggtgcaatattgttttagataagatgactggaaagaactaaatttttcctatttttatgccaaatttggtgtcaactgacaaagtatttgcagagaaaatggcaatgttaaactttaccacacacacacacacacacacacacacacacacacagacaaccgaacaccgggttaaaacgtggactcactttgtttacacaagtgagtcaaaaaagagttTTATGTACAGatggacaattgaagcattcAAAAATATACCAGTAATATTGTACGCATTTGCAGAGAGAAAATAACTTGTACTCCTAATCTTTCTCGCGCTaagattcttctccttcttcttcttcgttcacaggctgcaactcctacgttcactcgtatgtgcatgagtgggcttttacgtgcatgaccgttttgatcCTGCCATTAatgcagccattctccgttttcagcGTGTGCATActgagtatattcttgtttccataacccaccgaacgctgacatggattacaggatctttaacgtgcgtacttttCTGATCTATTTTGGGCAGGTTGCGGGGGTGGTGTCTGGTCGTCTGACAGAAGAGAGCACAAAGCCACACATCTCTCTCGTCTACCTGACTATTATCGGATCTTTCATCACAATGTTCTGCTGTCCGTGCTTCGGCATTCCAGCTTTGGTCGTCTCAATTCAGGTAATAACATAGAAACATAGAATCCATTGGTTTACCGTTTGtttgttgggctttttttgtttgtttgttttgtttttgtttttttgtttttgttttttgttgtgtgtttttttgtttttgtttttgttttggagggtTGTTTTTCATCAGTTTACGTAAcctgcggtgcgtgtgtgtgtgtgtgtgtgtgtgtgtgtgataataaatcTAGGAAGTGGACTGAATAGGCATGCACGTGTTAGTTTTACAACCAGTCCTCAGGACAAAGAAAACatcaaatcaaaatattcacagtaACATCAAAGGAGTGTTAAAGTGCATACATAACATACGgacacactcgtgtacataaataaataaacgtgcAAGCGTATATAGCCTATTCATAGTACCCGCCTGCACGACCAAAAAGTGTGCATATACACAAGATAGTAAGCACGCAAATCATAAACATACTTGGATATAATCAAATAGGTTccgacagaaacaagagagagaaaaagtgatggagagagaggtgagtggagGGAACCAAGAATGAGGGGTGTtcgtgcatgtgagtatgtgtaaGTTGTATGTGCGTGAATCGTGCTGGTATAGTGcggataattttttttatgtgcacgCGTGAATTGGCGCGTATGAATTTGAGACACGGCAGTATTCCTAGAGATAGACAATGTtcgctgtgttgtttgtttgttcaggccCTAAGCAAGAGCAGTCGGGGCTGGTATCACGAGGCTCGAATGAATCTGTGGTGTTCCTTCGCGCTCATCATTGCCTCTGGTTTCGTCATTATGATTTCGATCATGCCTTTTATCATaccttttttcttatctttctttatgATCTTGATCGGTTCCGGTTAGCcatcagcctcacacacacacacacacacacacacacgaacacacgcgcgcgtacacgcatacacacacacacacacacatatatatatatatatatatatatatatatatatatatatatatatatatacacacacgtatttatgtatgtatgtatgtatatacattatTCGACATGTCCATACCTTGCATGTGTCGAAACTTTGACAGTCGATCTTTCTAAAGGGTTGACTTATCTGGAGACATCAGTTTGAATGTGTTAGATACATCGCTATTGTGCTGACAGACTTCACCTGGCGACAATGTTCGATAGTGACGTATGTAAATATCTTGACACATCTTGTTAGTACTGTAAACAACTTTGTAAACGTCCAGTATCTAGgaccccccacaccaacccctacacacacacgcgcgcgcgcgcgcgcgatagttATCTACCGACACCAATATTGTGATCgtccaaaggaaaagaaaaagaaaaaaaaagaaaaaaaaagaaaagtcattttGAAACGTTATACGCGTTGCTGTTGCACTTGTTTTTGGTTCTGATTTTCTCTTTGATACAGTTAAACTGTTCTtagtttttatttcttcatttacctatttagtcatttattatctattcaaatatttacttatttatttattctttaataCGTGAAACGTTCTTAGAGATGTGTCAGTCTACTTTTATGTGATATCCTTGAATACTG
The sequence above is drawn from the Babylonia areolata isolate BAREFJ2019XMU chromosome 26, ASM4173473v1, whole genome shotgun sequence genome and encodes:
- the LOC143300818 gene encoding uncharacterized protein LOC143300818; this encodes MTVIEGWPGMTPGYDPPEDRTVGADISVRTLQIYSTQGGRPVPPCSPSKKSRAPPKTTMTITVFRTTTNRREMMMTTTTTRTALPVSSLTRPPGEAPQGGQHHPATDRGHGEVLTRELPGDSRPQPDSPPKTSDSPWDGQEEWVDHTQGKRGGYYQEDQTQDRGHPPSRNDQVPEWRGYKRDPRRDQRYPDDPREAAGAYWIGPEDWADQRERYDLRYAGDAGYELSQGFDDRWNGQRTGAGHYDSHPRYDPAPPRQGIRPHFQQTAIRFPPQRQSQHWTTFTTTAPPPALSHPSATFHNSADCSRIVVHTSQPQGTEVTSQPQGTEVAGVVSGRLTEESTKPHISLVYLTIIGSFITMFCCPCFGIPALVVSIQEGHPAMTGHKVTTPNLGVMLVPPVLLITSVSLRNAHQAETALTRRGMFQAAHEDDLKTGEGVGEGNTWKQVNIPADVDHGVVPVRAGCFVSSQ